In Triticum aestivum cultivar Chinese Spring chromosome 5B, IWGSC CS RefSeq v2.1, whole genome shotgun sequence, the following proteins share a genomic window:
- the LOC123112408 gene encoding FT-interacting protein 7 codes for MMQRPFRPEEYSLKETTPHLGGAAAGDKLTTTYDLVEQMQYLYVRVVKAKELPAKDLTGSCDPYVEVKLGNYKGTTRHFEKKTNPEWNQVFAFSKERIQASVVEIIVKDKDFVKDDYIGRVMFDLNEVPKRVPPDSPLAPQWYRLEERNGHKVKGELMLAVWMGTQADEAFPEAWHSDAASIPGDGLASIRSKVYLTPKLWYLRVNVIEAQDLIPNDKTRFPEVYVKAMLGNQALRTRVSPGRTLNPMWNEDLMFVAAEPFEEHLILSVEDRIAPGKDDVIGRTVISLQHVARRLDHKLLNSQWYNLEKHVMVDGEQRKETKFSSRIHLRICLEGGYHVLDESTHYSSDLRPTAKQLWKHNIGVLELGILTAQGLLPMKTKDGRGTTDPYCVAKYGQKWVRTRTIIDSFTPKWNEQYTWEVHDPCTVITIGVFDNCHLNGGEKANGARDTRIGKVRIRLSTLETDRVYTHSYPLIVLTPAGVKKMGEVQLAVRFTCSSLLNMMTLYSQPLLPKMHYIHPLSVIQVDNLRRQATNIVSTRLSRAEPPLRKEIVEYMLDVDSHMWSMRKSKANFFRIMGVLSPLIAVARWFDQICHWRNPLTTILIHVLFVILVLYPELILPTIFLYLFLIGVWYYRWRSRQPPHMDTRLSHAETAHPDELDEEFDTFPTSRPPDIVRMRYDRLRSVAGRIQTVVGDLATQGERLQSLLSWRDPRATALFVTFCFIAAIVLYVTPFRVVVFLAGLYTLRHPRFRHKMPSVPLNFFRRLPARTDSML; via the coding sequence ATGATGCAGAGGCCATTCCGCCCGGAGGAGTACTCCTTGAAGGAGACTACTCCTCACCTTGGTGGAGCAGCTGCAGGTGACAAGCTCACCACCACCTATGACCTGGTTGAGCAGATGCAGTACCTTTATGTTCGAGTGGTAAAAGCGAAGGAACTTCCAGCTAAGGACCTCACTGGAAGTTGTGACCCGTATGTTGAGGTGAAGCTTGGGAATTATAAGGGCACAACTCGGCATTTTGAGAAGAAGACCAATCCTGAGTGGAACCAGGTGTTTGCCTTCTCAAAGGAGCGCATTCAGGCATCAGTAGTGGAGATTATTGTCAAAGATAAAGACTTTGTTAAAGATGACTACATTGGACGGGTTATGTTTGACCTGAATGAGGTCCCAAAGCGAGTTCCACCTGACAGCCCGTTGGCTCCACAATGGTATCGCTTGGAAGAACGGAATGGGCACAAGGTCAAAGGAGAGTTGATGTTAGCTGTTTGGATGGGTACTCAAGCAGATGAAGCATTTCCTGAAGCTTGGCACTCTGATGCTGCGTCAATCCCTGGCGATGGCCTTGCAAGTATTAGATCAAAAGTTTATCTTACTCCCAAGCTTTGGTATCTGCGTGTCAATGTCATTGAAGCACAAGATCTTATACCAAATGACAAGACCAGGTTCCCTGAGGTTTACGTCAAAGCAATGTTAGGAAACCAGGCTCTTAGAACCCGAGTATCACCAGGCAGGACTCTGAATCCAATGTGGAATGAGGATTTGATGTTTGTTGCAGCTGAGCCATTCGAGGAGCACCTGATTTTGAGTGTGGAAGACAGGATTGCTCCAGGAAAGGATGATGTAATTGGGAGAACTGTCATTTCACTGCAGCATGTAGCTCGGAGGCTGGACCACAAGTTGCTGAACAGCCAGTGGTATAATCTTGAGAAGCATGTGATGGTGGATGGTGAGCAGAGGAAGGAGACCAAGTTCTCAAGCAGGATTCACTTGAGAATTTGTCTTGAAGGTGGGTATCATGTCTTGGATGAATCGACACATTACAGTAGTGATCTAAGGCCAACTGCCAAACAGCTGTGGAAGCATAACATTGGGGTCCTTGAGCTGGGTATCTTGACTGCACAGGGCCTGTTGCCTATGAAGACGAAGGATGGACGCGGCACGACTGACCCTTATTGTGTTGCTAAGTATGGGCAGAAATGGGTGCGTACAAGGACTATCATTGATAGTTTCACTCCCAAGTGGAATGAACAGTACACTTGGGAAGTGCATGATCCATGCACTGTGATCACCATTGGTGTATTTGACAACTGCCACTTGAATGGCGGGGAAAAGGCTAATGGTGCACGGGATACCAGAATTGGGAAGGTCCGCATCCGCCTCTCAACGCTAGAAACTGACCGGGTGTATACCCACTCATACCCTCTTATTGTTTTGACACCTGCTGGCGTTAAGAAAATGGGTGAGGTACAGCTTGCTGTCCGGTTCACATGCTCATCACTGCTCAACATGATGACTCTGTATTCACAGCCCTTGCTGCCCAAGATGCACTATATACACCCGTTGTCTGTGATCCAGGTTGATAACCTAAGACGCCAAGCAACCAACATTGTCTCAACAAGGCTGAGCCGTGCAGAACCGCCACTGCGAAAAGAAATTGTGGAGTACATGCTGGATGTGGATTCTCACATGTGGAGCATGAGAAAGAGCAAGGCAAACTTCTTCCGTATCATGGGTGTCTTGAGCCCTCTGATTGCAGTTGCTAGGTGGTTCGATCAGATCTGTCACTGGAGGAACCCACTGACAACTATACTGATCCATGTCCTGTTTGTGATACTGGTCTTGTATCCTGAGCTGATACTGCCCACAATCTTTCTCTACCTATTCCTGATTGGAGTGTGGTATTACCGGTGGCGGTCGAGGCAGCCTCCGCACATGGACACTCGCCTCTCACATGCGGAGACCGCCCATCCTGATGAGCTTGATGAAGAGTTTGACACCTTCCCTACATCACGCCCACCTGACATCGTAAGGATGCGGTATGACCGCCTCCGGAGCGTTGCTGGGAGGATCCAGACTGTTGTTGGTGATCTTGCAACACAAGGAGAGAGGCTACAGTCTCTGCTGAGCTGGAGAGACCCGAGGGCCACCGCGCTGTTTGTGACCTTCTGCTTCATCGCGGCAATCGTCCTGTACGTCACACCATTCCGCGTTGTGGTCTTCCTTGCAGGCCTGTACACCCTGAGGCACCCGAGGTTCCGCCACAAGATGCCGTCTGTCCCGCTGAACTTCTTCAGGAGGCTGCCGGCAAGGACTGATAGCATGCTGTAA